From the Deinococcus aerius genome, one window contains:
- a CDS encoding GNAT family N-acetyltransferase, translating to MTPHIRPEQPADAPAIAEVTRLAFTDGGGVRENEMIGEIRASGWFLPDLSLVAEVQGQVVGHVIVAPAELRGDPEHPERPRRVLLLGPLSVLPEFQRRGIGSALMRSVLARLCGRPEPMVVLWGHEEYYPRFGFRRAAEFGLRPDTPAAMVYPLRDDLSPYAGLEMPA from the coding sequence GTGACCCCCCACATCCGCCCCGAACAGCCCGCCGACGCCCCCGCTATTGCCGAGGTCACCCGCCTGGCCTTCACCGATGGCGGTGGCGTCCGGGAAAACGAGATGATCGGGGAGATTCGCGCCTCGGGCTGGTTCCTCCCCGACCTCTCGCTGGTGGCCGAGGTCCAAGGTCAAGTGGTCGGCCACGTGATCGTCGCGCCCGCCGAGTTGCGGGGTGACCCGGAGCATCCCGAGCGGCCCCGGCGCGTGCTGCTGCTGGGCCCCCTCAGCGTTCTGCCCGAGTTCCAGCGCCGGGGCATCGGCAGCGCGCTGATGAGGAGCGTGCTGGCCCGGCTGTGTGGCCGCCCCGAGCCGATGGTGGTGCTGTGGGGCCATGAGGAGTACTACCCGCGCTTCGGCTTCCGCCGGGCCGCCGAATTTGGCCTGCGCCCGGACACTCCGGCGGCAATGGTCTACCCGCTGCGGGATGACCTCAGCCCCTACGC
- a CDS encoding RIO1 family regulatory kinase/ATPase domain-containing protein: protein MSARWLDDELEDADTLPERPHKHKAKKPLGKRRLATLTADPEGGDETDDLIRRLTDLGHITEVVAELKSGKEATAYVARGPRGSVLLKLYRELEARSFKRDGVYREGQVILDKRAAKAMQGRSRRGLEMLQAGWVTAEYAHLWHLWRAGLNVPEPLVGPDPYDYAQTTPAVLMRLIGAEDTPAPRLSDAALSPEEARDAWNQAVGGMADLLRLGYAHGDYSTYNLLWWENTVTIIDFPQLTTRQNPNFKDLLRRDAESLATSFRKHGIQADAEATLREVQRRAGGQGPKPRVLLP from the coding sequence TTGAGCGCCCGCTGGCTCGATGACGAGCTGGAGGACGCGGACACCCTTCCCGAACGTCCCCACAAGCACAAGGCCAAGAAGCCGCTGGGCAAGCGCCGCCTCGCCACCCTGACCGCCGACCCGGAAGGCGGGGACGAGACGGACGACCTGATTCGCCGCCTGACCGACCTGGGGCACATCACCGAGGTCGTCGCCGAACTCAAGAGCGGCAAGGAGGCCACGGCGTATGTGGCGCGCGGGCCGCGCGGCAGCGTTCTGCTCAAGCTCTACCGCGAACTCGAAGCCCGCTCCTTCAAGCGTGACGGGGTCTACCGTGAGGGGCAGGTCATCCTCGACAAGCGCGCCGCCAAGGCGATGCAGGGCCGCTCGCGCAGGGGGCTGGAGATGCTTCAGGCCGGGTGGGTGACCGCCGAGTACGCGCACCTGTGGCACCTGTGGCGGGCGGGCCTGAATGTCCCCGAACCCCTCGTCGGCCCCGACCCCTACGACTACGCGCAGACCACCCCCGCCGTGCTCATGCGCCTGATCGGCGCCGAGGACACCCCCGCCCCCCGCCTCAGCGACGCCGCCCTCTCGCCGGAGGAAGCCCGGGACGCCTGGAATCAGGCCGTGGGGGGCATGGCCGACCTGCTGCGGCTGGGGTACGCGCACGGCGACTACAGCACCTACAACCTCCTGTGGTGGGAGAACACCGTGACGATCATCGACTTTCCCCAACTCACAACCCGTCAGAACCCCAATTTCAAGGACCTGCTGCGCCGCGACGCCGAGAGCCTCGCCACCAGCTTCCGCAAGCACGGCATCCAGGCCGACGCCGAGGCCACCCTGCGCGAGGTCCAGCGCCGCGCCGGGGGGCAGGGGCCCAAGCCGCGCGTGCTGCTGCCGTGA
- a CDS encoding magnesium transporter CorA family protein yields MAVSGTGRGRRVDGGPAAETPARDTGGVRVRPYLFDADGEDREVHLDGALVRGLSERQLLWVDVLGRDAAETGRLGELLGFHPGATQHLADPSPHPQVRNYGDTFRVDVQAVGERGGRLVGTELNIVVGPGALMTVHAEDIPFLDEFTAQERNNDRLGQLTPEAFLAALLNWHLTSYLREVEALERHLDEVDEAILGRPERGDFLGDLARHRRRVSELRRLLTDHRDVYATLSRPDFKAIEDSAAADYYDALEERFERALASTEGLREAVLGSFDLYMTSLGQRTNDTMRVLTVATVLLGLWALVASLFGTNFQLPLEKTGVRGFLAMLAALLLLSALVMWAARRRRWW; encoded by the coding sequence ATGGCAGTGAGCGGCACGGGGCGGGGGAGGCGGGTGGACGGGGGGCCAGCAGCGGAAACCCCCGCGCGCGACACGGGGGGCGTGCGGGTGCGCCCCTACCTCTTCGACGCCGACGGTGAGGACCGGGAGGTCCACCTGGACGGGGCGCTGGTGCGCGGGCTCTCCGAACGTCAGCTCCTGTGGGTGGATGTGCTGGGCCGGGACGCGGCGGAGACGGGGCGGCTGGGGGAGCTGCTGGGCTTTCACCCGGGCGCCACGCAGCACCTCGCCGACCCCAGCCCGCACCCGCAGGTGAGGAACTACGGGGACACCTTCCGGGTGGACGTGCAGGCGGTGGGCGAGCGGGGGGGACGGCTGGTCGGCACCGAACTCAACATCGTGGTGGGGCCGGGCGCGCTGATGACGGTTCACGCGGAGGACATCCCCTTCCTGGACGAGTTCACCGCCCAGGAGCGGAATAACGACAGGCTGGGGCAGCTCACGCCCGAGGCTTTTCTGGCCGCGCTGCTCAACTGGCACCTCACGAGCTACCTGCGCGAGGTCGAGGCCCTGGAGCGCCACCTGGACGAGGTGGACGAGGCCATTCTGGGGCGGCCCGAGCGCGGTGACTTTCTGGGAGACCTGGCCCGCCACCGCCGCCGGGTGAGCGAGTTGCGGCGGCTCCTCACCGACCACCGCGACGTGTACGCCACGCTCTCCCGGCCCGACTTCAAGGCCATCGAGGACAGCGCGGCGGCAGACTATTACGACGCCCTGGAGGAGCGGTTCGAACGGGCGCTGGCCTCCACCGAGGGGCTGCGCGAGGCGGTGCTGGGATCGTTCGACCTGTACATGACCAGCCTGGGCCAGCGCACGAACGACACCATGCGGGTCCTGACGGTCGCCACCGTGTTGCTGGGGCTGTGGGCGCTCGTCGCCAGCCTTTTCGGCACGAATTTTCAGTTGCCCCTGGAGAAGACGGGCGTGCGGGGGTTCCTGGCGATGCTGGCCGCCCTGCTGCTGCTCTCCGCCCTCGTGATGTGGGCGGCACGGCGGCGGCGCTGGTGGTGA
- a CDS encoding RecQ family ATP-dependent DNA helicase gives MFGYDRLHEAQKEAIASVLGGRDTLAIMPTGSGKSAIYQVAAMSLGGPTVVVSPLIALQRDQVVALEENAPGQAALVNSTLRPAEREETLEAFTEGEVEFLFLAPEQLAHAETLERLRAAGPSLFVVDEAHCVSEWGHDFRPEYLRLGAAVEALGHPTVLALTATAAPPVREEIVERLGMRGAQILVRGFDRPNIRLGVQPFEDAGTKRTALLEAVQAAPKPGIVYAATRRGAEEFARDLTERGVRAAAYHAGMNAPSREAVQAAFMADELEVIVATTAFGMGIDKQGVRFVHHLDLSGSVDAYYQEIGRAGRDGEPAEATLFYTPGDLRLRRFFAGGTLVDADQVGAVLRAVREHGGPVDPAGLGEETGLSQTRLLSAVNRLEEVGALEVLPDGEVVAVEGMETPEVVAQAALAQEHRRAYERSRLEMMRGYAETGGCRREFLLSYFGEEYHPPCGHCDNCEAGRVQAHPNPDGVPFAIGSRVAHPTFGEGLVMRYEGGKVTVLFDQQGYQTLALPVVLENGLLEPVGA, from the coding sequence GTGTTCGGCTACGACCGGCTCCACGAGGCCCAGAAGGAGGCCATCGCGTCCGTCCTGGGGGGCAGGGACACCCTCGCCATCATGCCCACCGGCAGCGGCAAGTCGGCGATCTATCAGGTCGCGGCGATGTCGCTGGGCGGCCCCACGGTGGTCGTCTCGCCCCTGATCGCCCTGCAACGGGATCAGGTCGTGGCGCTGGAGGAGAACGCGCCCGGCCAGGCCGCCCTGGTCAACTCCACCCTGCGCCCCGCCGAGCGCGAGGAAACCCTGGAGGCCTTTACGGAGGGCGAGGTCGAGTTCCTGTTCCTGGCGCCCGAGCAGCTCGCCCATGCGGAGACGTTGGAGCGCCTGCGGGCCGCTGGGCCCTCGCTCTTCGTGGTGGACGAGGCGCACTGCGTCTCCGAGTGGGGCCACGACTTCCGGCCCGAGTACCTGCGGCTGGGGGCGGCGGTGGAGGCGCTGGGGCACCCCACCGTCCTCGCCCTGACCGCGACCGCCGCGCCCCCGGTGCGTGAGGAGATCGTCGAGCGGCTGGGGATGCGGGGCGCGCAGATCCTCGTGCGCGGCTTCGACCGCCCCAACATCCGGCTCGGGGTGCAGCCGTTCGAGGACGCGGGGACCAAACGGACGGCGCTGCTGGAGGCTGTCCAGGCCGCCCCCAAGCCCGGCATCGTCTACGCCGCGACCCGCCGGGGTGCCGAGGAGTTCGCGCGTGACCTGACGGAGCGGGGCGTGCGGGCGGCGGCCTACCACGCCGGGATGAACGCCCCGTCCCGCGAGGCCGTGCAGGCGGCCTTCATGGCGGACGAGCTGGAGGTGATCGTGGCGACCACGGCCTTCGGCATGGGGATTGACAAGCAGGGCGTGCGCTTCGTGCACCACCTCGACCTCTCGGGCTCGGTGGACGCCTACTACCAGGAGATCGGGCGGGCGGGGCGGGACGGCGAGCCCGCCGAGGCGACCCTCTTCTACACGCCCGGCGACCTCCGGCTCCGGCGCTTCTTCGCGGGGGGCACGCTGGTGGACGCCGATCAGGTGGGGGCGGTGCTGCGGGCGGTGCGTGAACATGGCGGGCCGGTCGATCCGGCCGGGCTCGGGGAGGAGACCGGGCTCTCCCAGACCCGGCTGCTGAGCGCGGTGAACCGCCTGGAGGAGGTCGGCGCGCTGGAGGTCCTGCCGGATGGCGAGGTGGTCGCCGTGGAGGGGATGGAGACGCCCGAGGTGGTGGCGCAGGCCGCGCTCGCCCAGGAGCACCGCCGCGCCTACGAACGCTCCCGCCTGGAGATGATGCGCGGCTACGCCGAGACGGGGGGCTGCCGCCGCGAGTTCCTGCTGAGCTACTTCGGCGAGGAGTACCACCCCCCCTGCGGCCACTGCGACAACTGCGAGGCCGGGCGGGTGCAGGCCCACCCCAACCCCGACGGCGTGCCCTTCGCCATCGGCAGCCGGGTCGCCCACCCCACCTTCGGCGAGGGGCTGGTCATGCGCTACGAGGGCGGGAAGGTGACGGTGCTCTTCGACCAGCAGGGCTACCAGACGCTGGCGCTGCCCGTGGTGCTGGAAAACGGGCTGCTGGAGCCGGTGGGGGCATGA
- a CDS encoding DUF2795 domain-containing protein: MAKINPIQLQKHLKGVNYPASKQDLMDAAEENGADDDVRSMLDELPDEEYETPAAVNKALGGMDSGDE, from the coding sequence ATGGCGAAGATCAACCCCATCCAGCTCCAGAAGCACCTCAAGGGCGTGAACTACCCGGCGAGCAAGCAGGACCTGATGGACGCCGCCGAGGAGAACGGCGCGGACGACGACGTGCGCTCGATGCTCGACGAACTCCCCGACGAGGAGTACGAGACGCCCGCCGCCGTGAATAAGGCGCTCGGAGGCATGGACAGCGGCGACGAGTAG
- a CDS encoding ABC transporter substrate-binding protein: MKRALSLLVLLAAATAGAQATPRTVNIGLGYLPNVQFTPFYVADKLGYFRAEGLNVRFQHGYVSELMPLLLQGKLDFIVGDPEDAIFARNQGAPVRYVMAMYQKSPVTVFSTKPLNRAADLKGKTVGIPGTFGSSYAALRALLDSAELQEGRDVRLASIGFTQLDAVRAGRVDAAVGFLNNEVVQLRNAGQKVYTLDISGAYPMVGSGLITLDKTLTGDLARKVVRASQRGLKFTVTDPARAFKLAQPVFGTGGGTLDVLKASTPLMQSAYTRASGLGASDPAAWAKAVAALVRQGSLPAGTKADTFYTNSLISKTVR, encoded by the coding sequence ATGAAGCGTGCCCTCTCCCTCCTCGTCCTGCTCGCCGCCGCCACGGCAGGGGCACAGGCGACGCCCCGCACCGTGAACATCGGGCTGGGCTACCTCCCCAACGTGCAGTTCACCCCCTTCTACGTGGCCGACAAGCTGGGCTACTTCCGCGCCGAGGGCCTGAACGTGCGGTTCCAGCACGGCTACGTTTCCGAACTGATGCCGCTGCTCCTTCAGGGCAAGCTCGACTTCATCGTGGGTGATCCCGAGGACGCGATCTTCGCGCGCAACCAGGGCGCCCCCGTCCGCTACGTGATGGCGATGTACCAGAAGTCGCCCGTGACGGTGTTCAGCACCAAGCCCCTCAACCGGGCTGCCGACCTGAAGGGCAAGACCGTCGGGATTCCCGGCACCTTCGGCAGCTCCTACGCCGCCCTACGCGCCCTGCTCGACAGCGCCGAGTTGCAGGAGGGCCGCGACGTGCGCCTCGCCTCCATCGGCTTCACCCAGCTCGACGCGGTGCGCGCCGGGCGGGTGGACGCGGCGGTGGGCTTCCTCAACAACGAGGTCGTGCAGCTCCGCAATGCCGGGCAGAAGGTTTACACCCTGGACATCTCGGGCGCCTACCCGATGGTGGGCTCCGGCCTGATCACGCTCGACAAGACGCTGACGGGGGACCTCGCCCGCAAGGTCGTGCGCGCCTCGCAGCGGGGACTGAAGTTCACGGTGACCGACCCCGCCCGCGCCTTCAAGCTCGCGCAGCCCGTCTTCGGCACGGGGGGCGGGACCCTGGACGTGCTGAAGGCGAGCACCCCGCTCATGCAAAGCGCCTACACCCGGGCAAGCGGTCTGGGGGCCAGCGACCCCGCCGCCTGGGCCAAGGCCGTCGCCGCGCTGGTGAGGCAGGGGAGCCTCCCCGCCGGGACGAAGGCCGACACCTTTTACACGAACAGCCTGATCAGCAAAACGGTCCGCTGA
- a CDS encoding S9 family peptidase — protein MSQPSSAQPGPESLLALAFPSDPQVSPDGKRAVFVLSRVAEEDPQKPDPDFPRPRYRSHLHLSDGGAARPLTQGEGRDTSPRWSPDGETLAFVREAGGEKGQLFLLPLTGGEARRVTRFKGGVQDVQWSPDGRFLSFLSTGDDEDKRDERGEARVITRPRYRFNGRDWLPERPARLWRYEVATEELHEWLAPEVEVAAYAWWPDSRGVLLVSSPTEEDAAQWRQEAETLLLSGERTRVSRWNSAINAVIPHPDGERFALVGRPEGKGSPEDSHLFLVEADGSWRRLDEAWDRPIGNLVGGDCHVGAFPERPVWLDGETLLVSSTVGGACGLFRVGLDGTMTPQDHDPEAVIPAFTARGGGVALIRERADRFPEVELNGAQVTDLHGRLPFPARRPERVTFGNELGEGEGWVLLPDGGERAPALLTIHGGPHTAYGHAFVHEFQLFAARGYGVCYGNPRGSVGYGQAWSSDIFGRWGTVDMADLLAFFDACLAAYPQLDGARSGVMGGSYGGYMTNWITGHTDRFQAAITDRSICNLLSFGGTSDIGMRFWDDELGLNFHRSADALKLWDMSPLKYVENVRTPTLIVHSVLDHRCPIEQAEQWYAALRLHGVPVRFVRFPGEDHELSRSGRPDRRLGRLEEYLGWLDRWLLGTETGEQRVAEASA, from the coding sequence ATGTCCCAGCCCAGCTCGGCCCAGCCCGGCCCGGAGAGCCTGCTCGCCCTCGCCTTTCCCTCCGACCCGCAGGTGAGCCCGGACGGCAAGCGTGCGGTCTTCGTCCTGTCCCGGGTAGCGGAGGAGGACCCGCAGAAGCCCGACCCGGACTTCCCCCGGCCCCGTTACCGCTCGCACCTCCACCTCTCGGACGGGGGGGCGGCCCGGCCACTCACTCAGGGGGAGGGCCGCGACACCTCGCCGCGCTGGTCGCCGGACGGGGAGACGCTGGCCTTCGTGCGCGAGGCGGGCGGGGAGAAGGGGCAACTCTTCCTGCTGCCCTTGACTGGCGGCGAGGCGAGGCGGGTCACCCGGTTCAAGGGCGGCGTGCAGGACGTGCAGTGGAGCCCGGACGGGCGTTTCCTCTCCTTCCTGAGCACCGGCGACGACGAGGACAAGCGCGACGAGCGCGGTGAGGCGCGGGTCATCACCCGACCGCGCTACCGCTTCAACGGGCGCGACTGGCTGCCCGAACGCCCCGCCCGGCTGTGGCGCTACGAGGTAGCGACCGAGGAGTTACACGAATGGCTCGCTCCCGAGGTGGAGGTCGCCGCCTACGCCTGGTGGCCGGACAGCCGCGGCGTCCTCCTCGTCTCCAGCCCGACCGAGGAAGATGCGGCCCAGTGGCGGCAGGAGGCCGAGACGCTGCTCCTGAGCGGCGAGCGCACCCGCGTCTCCCGCTGGAACTCGGCCATCAATGCCGTCATCCCCCACCCGGACGGCGAGCGGTTCGCCCTCGTCGGTCGCCCCGAGGGCAAGGGCAGCCCCGAGGACTCGCACCTCTTCCTGGTCGAGGCGGACGGCTCGTGGCGGCGGCTCGACGAGGCCTGGGACCGCCCCATCGGCAACCTCGTCGGCGGGGACTGCCATGTGGGCGCCTTTCCCGAGCGCCCCGTCTGGCTGGACGGGGAGACGCTGCTGGTGTCCAGCACGGTCGGCGGCGCCTGCGGCCTCTTCCGAGTGGGGCTGGACGGCACCATGACCCCCCAGGACCATGACCCGGAGGCAGTCATCCCGGCCTTCACCGCCCGGGGAGGGGGCGTCGCCCTGATCCGCGAGCGGGCCGACCGCTTCCCCGAGGTGGAGTTGAACGGCGCCCAGGTGACCGACCTGCACGGCCGCCTCCCCTTCCCCGCGCGGAGGCCGGAGCGCGTGACCTTCGGGAACGAACTCGGCGAGGGGGAGGGCTGGGTCCTGCTGCCGGACGGCGGGGAGCGCGCCCCCGCCCTGCTGACCATCCACGGGGGGCCGCACACCGCCTACGGGCACGCCTTCGTCCACGAGTTCCAACTTTTTGCAGCGCGGGGCTACGGCGTGTGCTACGGCAACCCGCGTGGCAGCGTGGGCTACGGGCAGGCTTGGTCCTCGGACATATTTGGTCGCTGGGGCACGGTGGACATGGCGGACCTTCTCGCCTTCTTCGACGCCTGCCTGGCCGCGTACCCGCAGCTCGACGGCGCCCGCTCGGGCGTGATGGGCGGTTCCTACGGCGGCTACATGACGAACTGGATCACCGGACACACGGACCGTTTTCAGGCCGCGATCACCGACCGCTCGATCTGCAACCTGCTCTCGTTCGGCGGCACCTCCGACATCGGGATGCGCTTCTGGGACGACGAACTGGGGCTGAACTTCCACCGCAGCGCCGATGCACTGAAGCTCTGGGACATGAGCCCGCTGAAGTACGTGGAGAACGTCCGCACGCCCACCCTGATCGTCCACTCGGTCCTCGACCACCGCTGCCCCATCGAGCAGGCCGAGCAGTGGTACGCGGCGCTGCGGCTGCACGGCGTGCCCGTCCGCTTCGTGCGCTTCCCCGGCGAGGACCACGAGCTGTCGCGCTCGGGCCGCCCGGACCGGCGGCTGGGGCGGCTGGAGGAATACCTCGGCTGGCTCGACCGCTGGCTGCTGGGGACGGAGACGGGCGAGCAGCGAGTGGCGGAGGCGAGCGCGTAG
- a CDS encoding M20 family metallopeptidase, translating into MQPDLQAMLADLRALVEIESPSTDPVAVSRVMDAVEGRAKGLGAVTHALPGGTRRFDFGVDGAGQPILVLTHADTVWPTGTLGTMPFRVEGDRVYGPGTYDMKAGIVGLLHALRALGGEWPRGGVQVLLTPDEEVGSHSSREAIEAAARGARAVLVVEPPVADTHALKVGRKGTGYFRLTFHGVASHAGNKPEEGASAITEAARAVLEVQALARPEVGTTVSVGLIRGGSAANVIPAECVFDVDVRVSTLAEADRVEAGVAALRPADPRVRLEVTGGLNRPPFERGPGTEALFKQAQAIARDLGFEVGGEVVGGGSDGNFTAPLAPTLDGLGAPGDGAHAAHEHVRLDRWPDHVRLLTRLLREV; encoded by the coding sequence ATGCAACCTGACCTTCAGGCCATGCTCGCCGACCTGCGCGCCCTGGTGGAGATCGAGTCGCCCTCGACCGATCCGGTCGCCGTGAGCCGTGTCATGGACGCGGTGGAGGGCCGGGCGAAGGGCCTCGGCGCCGTCACCCACGCGCTCCCGGGCGGCACCCGGCGCTTCGACTTCGGGGTGGACGGCGCGGGGCAGCCCATCCTCGTCCTGACCCATGCCGATACGGTGTGGCCCACTGGCACGCTGGGCACCATGCCCTTCCGGGTGGAGGGGGACCGGGTGTATGGCCCCGGCACCTACGACATGAAGGCGGGCATCGTGGGCCTGCTGCACGCCCTGCGCGCCCTGGGGGGCGAGTGGCCGCGCGGCGGCGTGCAGGTCCTGCTGACCCCCGACGAGGAAGTCGGCAGCCACAGCAGCCGGGAGGCCATCGAGGCCGCCGCCCGGGGCGCCCGCGCCGTGCTCGTCGTCGAGCCACCCGTCGCGGACACGCACGCGCTGAAGGTGGGCCGCAAGGGGACGGGGTATTTCCGGCTCACCTTTCACGGCGTCGCCTCGCACGCGGGCAACAAGCCGGAGGAGGGGGCGAGCGCGATCACCGAGGCGGCCCGCGCGGTGCTGGAGGTGCAGGCCCTCGCCCGGCCGGAAGTCGGCACCACCGTCAGCGTCGGCCTGATCCGGGGCGGCAGCGCGGCGAACGTCATTCCCGCCGAGTGCGTGTTCGATGTGGACGTGCGGGTCTCCACCCTGGCGGAGGCAGACCGCGTTGAGGCCGGGGTCGCCGCCCTGCGGCCCGCCGATCCGCGCGTGCGCCTGGAGGTCACGGGCGGCCTGAACCGTCCGCCCTTCGAGCGCGGCCCGGGGACGGAGGCGCTCTTCAAGCAGGCCCAGGCCATCGCCCGGGACCTCGGCTTCGAGGTGGGGGGTGAGGTCGTGGGGGGCGGCAGCGACGGCAACTTCACGGCACCGCTCGCCCCCACCCTCGATGGATTGGGCGCGCCCGGCGACGGGGCGCACGCCGCGCACGAACACGTCCGTCTCGACCGCTGGCCCGACCACGTGCGGCTGCTCACGCGCCTGCTGCGGGAAGTGTAG
- a CDS encoding DUF4142 domain-containing protein — MNKRLAVSALTLSFALSTAFAGGSAQAPLGPVTTAQVSNDSDVLAMEVMSMSNLTEITTSQLALQKSSNPAIRAFAQQMITEHTKAQAELSSLAAQKGIRITDKPGADQRLLYNRLTTLSGAAFDAAYKNVQVNGHAMTLALIQTYRSVGNDPQGLALAAKMQPVVARHLEEAKALPGG; from the coding sequence ATGAATAAACGTCTTGCCGTTTCCGCGCTGACCCTCTCGTTTGCCCTCTCGACGGCCTTTGCCGGGGGTTCGGCCCAGGCCCCCCTCGGTCCCGTCACCACCGCCCAGGTGTCCAACGACTCGGACGTGCTCGCCATGGAAGTCATGTCCATGAGCAACCTCACCGAGATCACGACCTCGCAGCTCGCGCTGCAAAAGAGCAGCAACCCGGCGATCCGGGCCTTCGCCCAGCAGATGATTACCGAGCACACCAAGGCGCAGGCCGAGCTGAGTAGCCTCGCCGCCCAGAAGGGCATCCGCATCACCGACAAGCCGGGCGCCGACCAGCGCCTGCTCTACAACCGGCTGACCACGCTCTCGGGGGCCGCCTTCGACGCCGCCTACAAGAACGTGCAGGTCAACGGCCACGCGATGACCCTCGCGCTGATCCAGACCTACCGCTCCGTTGGCAATGACCCGCAGGGCCTCGCCCTCGCTGCCAAGATGCAGCCCGTCGTGGCCCGCCACCTCGAAGAGGCCAAGGCGCTGCCGGGGGGCTGA
- a CDS encoding PIG-L deacetylase family protein: protein MTDRLKLLLIVPHPDDEVYGASGTLMDLLEEGHRCGLVTLTRGEAGRTLGLAEGPEELARMRQAELKACLDVIGLTVHEQHTFPDKYLKDQPLEPLVEVAREAMARHRPEVVLTFPPNGSNGHPDHVTTHRAVKAAWDTLPAEERPRLWYYASATPPEREDLRSAWILPNRRRDVTRHIRRKLQAIACHRTQALSTVDFIRKFPERITEETFYEVGG from the coding sequence ATGACCGACCGCCTGAAACTCCTGCTCATCGTGCCCCACCCCGACGACGAGGTGTACGGGGCGTCAGGCACCCTGATGGACCTGCTGGAGGAGGGGCACCGCTGCGGCCTCGTCACCCTCACCCGCGGCGAGGCGGGGCGCACCCTGGGACTGGCCGAGGGCCCCGAGGAACTCGCCCGGATGCGCCAGGCCGAGTTGAAAGCCTGCCTGGACGTGATCGGGCTGACGGTCCACGAGCAGCACACCTTCCCCGACAAGTACCTCAAAGACCAGCCGCTTGAGCCGCTCGTCGAGGTGGCGCGGGAGGCGATGGCCCGGCACCGCCCGGAGGTCGTGCTGACCTTCCCCCCCAACGGCAGCAACGGCCACCCCGACCACGTGACCACCCACCGCGCGGTCAAGGCCGCGTGGGACACCCTGCCAGCGGAAGAGCGGCCCCGCCTGTGGTACTACGCCAGCGCCACGCCCCCCGAGCGCGAGGACCTGCGCTCCGCCTGGATTCTACCCAACCGGCGCCGCGACGTGACCCGCCACATCCGCCGCAAGCTCCAGGCCATCGCCTGCCACCGCACCCAGGCGCTGAGCACGGTGGACTTCATCCGCAAGTTCCCCGAGCGCATCACGGAGGAGACGTTCTACGAGGTCGGGGGGTAG
- a CDS encoding GNAT family N-acetyltransferase, whose protein sequence is MNDAPFLLRAPRKPDDYPDVAAVLTASDPEWPVTPELLRVWDEAHDPDLFRTEVVAEQDGRVVGVGRIGHDDFAFEEWRYWGSLSVDPEARGRGIGGALYEELLSRVRARGAREVRTMLTDGPHHAPGRAFLERRGFRVAWERYESRLDTGAADLGRFGELLASVAAQGVELHSIADLTADPQRDRRLWELDWLLFQDVPMGNTLTKRPFEAWVKQELEDPTFAPELSFVAVRPELDDPLTGPYVGYTTLMRNPAGFHVIGMTGVRREDRGRGVARALKVAAMRALREAGGGEIRTLNDPPNKAMLGMNEALGFVRGPTHLRYELRLGEEA, encoded by the coding sequence GTGAACGATGCCCCCTTTCTCCTGCGCGCGCCCCGCAAGCCGGACGACTACCCGGACGTGGCGGCGGTGCTGACGGCCTCCGACCCCGAATGGCCCGTAACGCCCGAGCTGCTGCGTGTCTGGGACGAGGCGCACGACCCTGACCTCTTCCGCACCGAGGTCGTCGCCGAGCAGGATGGCCGCGTGGTGGGCGTGGGCCGGATCGGGCACGACGACTTCGCCTTCGAGGAGTGGCGCTACTGGGGCAGCCTGAGTGTGGACCCGGAGGCGCGGGGGCGGGGCATCGGCGGGGCGCTGTACGAGGAACTGCTCTCGCGGGTGCGAGCGCGTGGGGCGCGGGAGGTCCGCACCATGCTCACCGACGGGCCGCACCACGCCCCGGGCCGCGCCTTTCTGGAGCGCCGGGGGTTCCGCGTCGCCTGGGAGCGGTACGAGTCGCGGCTGGACACGGGCGCGGCGGACCTGGGCCGGTTCGGGGAGCTGCTGGCGAGCGTCGCGGCGCAGGGCGTCGAGCTGCACAGCATCGCTGACCTCACCGCCGACCCCCAGCGTGACCGGCGGCTGTGGGAACTCGACTGGCTCCTCTTCCAGGACGTGCCGATGGGAAACACGCTCACCAAGCGGCCCTTTGAGGCGTGGGTGAAACAGGAACTGGAGGACCCCACCTTCGCGCCGGAACTGTCCTTCGTGGCCGTCCGGCCTGAACTGGACGACCCCCTCACCGGCCCCTACGTCGGCTACACGACGTTGATGCGGAACCCGGCGGGCTTCCACGTGATCGGCATGACGGGCGTGCGGCGCGAGGACCGGGGCCGGGGCGTCGCCAGGGCGCTCAAGGTGGCAGCGATGCGGGCCTTGAGGGAGGCGGGCGGCGGTGAAATCCGCACCCTGAACGACCCGCCCAACAAGGCGATGCTCGGCATGAACGAGGCGCTGGGCTTCGTGCGCGGCCCCACCCACCTGCGCTACGAGCTGCGGCTGGGGGAGGAGGCATGA